In the genome of Massilibacillus massiliensis, one region contains:
- the purN gene encoding phosphoribosylglycinamide formyltransferase produces the protein MADTRRLGVVASGRGSNLQSIINAMQAGQIKAEIGVVITDKPEAKALDRAREAGICAVCINRKTYASRESFEQALVAELKKHQIDLVILAGFMRILSPFFVQAFKDKIMNIHPSLLPAFPGAHAHRDVLAYRAKVSGCTIHFVDEGMDSGPIILQQSVPVLDDDTEDSLAARVLEIEHVLYPKAIALYLDGKLEVQGRHVIIKK, from the coding sequence ATGGCTGATACACGAAGGTTAGGTGTAGTAGCCTCTGGACGTGGCAGTAACCTGCAATCTATTATAAATGCAATGCAAGCGGGACAAATTAAAGCTGAAATTGGCGTAGTGATCACGGATAAACCTGAAGCCAAGGCTCTAGATCGTGCGCGTGAAGCTGGAATTTGTGCCGTATGCATAAATCGCAAGACCTATGCTTCTCGTGAAAGTTTTGAACAGGCATTAGTGGCGGAATTAAAAAAACATCAGATTGATTTGGTTATTTTAGCTGGCTTTATGCGTATTTTAAGTCCCTTTTTTGTACAAGCTTTTAAAGATAAAATTATGAACATTCATCCATCCCTATTGCCGGCTTTTCCTGGTGCGCATGCACATCGTGATGTACTTGCTTATCGAGCGAAAGTGTCGGGGTGTACCATTCACTTTGTCGATGAGGGGATGGATAGCGGTCCGATTATTTTGCAACAATCCGTACCTGTATTGGATGATGATACGGAAGACTCTTTAGCGGCACGTGTTCTAGAAATAGAACATGTGTTATACCCAAAAGCGATTGCGCTTTATTTAGATGGAAAACTAGAGGTGCAGGGGCGTCACGTAATAATCAAAAAATAA
- the purH gene encoding bifunctional phosphoribosylaminoimidazolecarboxamide formyltransferase/IMP cyclohydrolase → MKMKRALISVSDKTGIVEFAQKLHAAGVDIISTGGTMKTLRAAGIPVTYVSDVTGFPEIMDGRVKTLNPYIHGGILAIRDNEEHIAAMEKHKITGIDMVVVNLYPFRQTISKSGVSQEEAIENIDIGGPAMIRAAAKNFQYVTVVVNPKRYDEIADAIVSEDGIDRTLRMALAKEAFGHTAEYDACIHQYLAKQLGEGEFPNQAHIVLEKVQDLRYGENPHQNAAFYREVNATTGIANAKQLHGKELSFNNIVDIEAAYHIVAEFDQPAVAIIKHTNPCGTGIGKVISEAYQKAYEADPVSAFGGIVALNRTVDQATAQQMSQLFLEVIIAPAFDEAAFTILSAKKNIRLLTLPVPNLEEVRMDTKKVSGGMLLQNADTMDAKRADMKVATKRQPTEEEWKQMLFAWKVVKHVKSNAIVIAGNDQTYGVGAGQMNRVGSAAIALEQAGDKSKGAVLSSDAYLPFRDTVDTAVKAGITAIIQPGGSIRDQESIDAANEHGITMVFTDMRHFKH, encoded by the coding sequence ATGAAAATGAAACGTGCGCTGATCAGCGTATCTGATAAAACTGGAATTGTAGAATTTGCCCAAAAGCTTCATGCTGCCGGTGTGGATATTATTTCGACTGGCGGTACAATGAAAACTTTGCGTGCGGCTGGTATTCCTGTTACGTATGTAAGTGATGTAACAGGATTTCCAGAAATTATGGATGGGCGTGTAAAAACTTTGAATCCATACATACATGGCGGAATTCTTGCAATTCGTGATAATGAAGAACATATTGCTGCTATGGAAAAACATAAGATTACTGGAATTGATATGGTGGTCGTAAATTTATATCCATTCCGCCAAACAATTTCAAAATCTGGTGTTAGCCAGGAAGAAGCAATTGAAAATATTGATATCGGCGGTCCGGCAATGATTCGCGCCGCAGCGAAAAACTTTCAATATGTCACTGTTGTTGTTAATCCAAAACGCTATGATGAAATTGCAGATGCAATCGTAAGTGAAGACGGGATTGACCGCACTTTGCGTATGGCGCTTGCAAAAGAAGCTTTTGGACACACAGCAGAATATGATGCATGTATTCATCAATATTTAGCAAAACAATTAGGGGAAGGTGAATTCCCGAATCAAGCGCATATCGTCTTAGAAAAAGTGCAAGATTTACGATATGGTGAAAATCCGCATCAAAATGCTGCTTTTTATCGTGAAGTAAATGCAACAACCGGAATTGCAAATGCAAAACAATTGCATGGCAAGGAACTTTCTTTTAATAATATCGTGGACATTGAAGCCGCTTATCATATTGTTGCAGAATTTGACCAACCTGCAGTTGCCATTATAAAACATACAAATCCATGTGGAACCGGAATCGGAAAAGTAATTTCCGAAGCTTATCAAAAAGCTTATGAAGCAGATCCTGTTTCTGCTTTTGGCGGTATTGTAGCATTGAATCGCACCGTAGATCAGGCAACTGCGCAGCAAATGAGCCAGTTGTTCCTTGAAGTTATTATTGCACCAGCGTTTGATGAAGCTGCGTTTACGATCTTAAGCGCCAAGAAAAACATCAGATTATTGACTTTGCCTGTTCCAAATCTTGAAGAAGTACGTATGGATACAAAAAAAGTATCGGGTGGAATGCTTCTGCAAAATGCGGATACTATGGATGCAAAAAGGGCGGATATGAAAGTTGCAACCAAACGGCAGCCTACGGAGGAAGAATGGAAACAAATGCTGTTTGCTTGGAAAGTTGTTAAGCATGTGAAGTCAAATGCAATCGTGATCGCAGGCAATGACCAAACCTATGGTGTTGGTGCAGGGCAGATGAATCGTGTTGGCTCAGCGGCAATTGCACTTGAACAGGCAGGGGATAAATCAAAAGGAGCTGTGCTCTCTTCCGATGCGTATTTGCCATTTCGGGATACGGTAGATACTGCGGTAAAAGCTGGCATTACAGCAATCATTCAACCGGGCGGTTCGATTCGTGATCAAGAATCGATTGATGCTGCGAATGAACACGGAATTACAATGGTGTTTACGGATATGAGACATTTTAAACATTAA
- the purD gene encoding phosphoribosylamine--glycine ligase has protein sequence MRILVIGGGGREHTLAWKLSQSKHVEKMYAIPGNPGMEKIAICDSDISISDNEALVAFAKEHKIDLTVVGPELPLANGVVDAFEEAGLKAFGPTKIAAEIEGSKAFSKWLMKKYHIPTAKFEVFTEAEAARAYVKEQGAPIVIKADGLAAGKGVIVAATLAEALDAVDSIMCDQTFGEAGSRVVIEECLVGEEASLLTFTDGKTIVPMISSQDHKRAYDNDQGPNTGGMGTYAPAPVVTEEILQKVQKEILEPTIQAMAAEGRTYVGCLYAGLMITADGPKVIEYNARFGDPETQVVLPLLEGDLAEIMLACIDGKLAEADIAWKKEAAVCVVMAAGGYPADYKKGDVITGMDAAEADGAVVFHAGTAKTDAGIVTNGGRVIGVTATAANIEQAVDRAYQAVQKIDFSKKHFRKDIAYRAIARLK, from the coding sequence GTGCGTATTCTAGTGATTGGCGGCGGCGGTCGTGAACATACATTGGCTTGGAAACTTTCGCAGAGTAAACATGTTGAGAAAATGTATGCGATTCCCGGAAACCCTGGAATGGAAAAAATCGCAATCTGTGATTCCGATATTTCTATTTCTGATAATGAGGCATTGGTTGCCTTTGCCAAAGAACATAAAATCGATTTAACTGTAGTAGGACCTGAGCTTCCGCTCGCGAATGGTGTTGTTGACGCATTTGAGGAAGCTGGATTAAAAGCATTTGGTCCAACGAAAATTGCGGCTGAAATCGAAGGGTCTAAAGCATTTTCGAAATGGTTAATGAAAAAATATCATATACCAACGGCTAAGTTTGAAGTATTTACAGAAGCAGAAGCGGCGAGAGCCTATGTGAAGGAGCAAGGTGCACCCATTGTAATTAAGGCAGATGGTCTTGCAGCCGGTAAGGGTGTTATCGTTGCCGCTACATTGGCAGAAGCATTAGACGCGGTTGACAGTATTATGTGTGATCAAACGTTTGGCGAAGCAGGCAGTCGTGTTGTAATTGAAGAATGTCTGGTAGGTGAGGAAGCATCTTTACTTACATTTACAGATGGTAAAACAATTGTACCGATGATTTCTTCACAGGATCACAAACGTGCTTATGATAATGATCAAGGGCCGAATACTGGTGGTATGGGAACTTATGCACCTGCACCAGTGGTGACAGAAGAAATATTACAAAAAGTGCAAAAAGAGATATTGGAACCAACGATTCAAGCCATGGCAGCAGAGGGCAGAACGTATGTCGGTTGTTTATATGCGGGGTTAATGATCACTGCAGACGGACCGAAGGTCATTGAATATAATGCACGATTCGGTGATCCTGAAACGCAGGTTGTCTTGCCGTTGCTTGAAGGCGATTTAGCTGAAATTATGCTTGCCTGCATTGATGGTAAACTTGCTGAAGCAGACATCGCTTGGAAGAAAGAAGCTGCAGTATGTGTGGTTATGGCAGCTGGCGGCTATCCTGCCGATTACAAAAAAGGTGACGTGATTACAGGGATGGATGCTGCTGAGGCCGATGGTGCTGTAGTGTTTCATGCCGGTACAGCAAAGACAGATGCTGGCATTGTCACAAATGGCGGACGGGTAATTGGCGTTACGGCAACTGCTGCAAACATTGAACAAGCAGTAGATCGCGCTTATCAGGCAGTTCAGAAAATAGATTTTAGCAAAAAACATTTTCGTAAAGATATTGCATATCGTGCAATTGCAAGATTGAAATAA
- a CDS encoding DUF456 domain-containing protein — protein sequence MELILINIAIILILGIGLCMILIGLPGNTIIFVTTLIYALYDNFVHIGIGELATIFVVILIGELFETFLGVLWARREKASKMALGVAVLGTILGGIIGTMILPLVGSFIGALCGGFGGSYLAEYRKTNNADQAWRVAISVIKGQILGVVIKFSIAIAIILYVILQFSWS from the coding sequence ATGGAGCTAATCCTAATCAATATTGCTATTATTCTTATCTTAGGCATTGGTTTATGCATGATACTGATCGGTCTGCCAGGGAATACGATTATTTTTGTGACAACGCTCATCTATGCGTTATATGATAATTTTGTTCATATTGGAATAGGAGAATTAGCGACTATTTTTGTCGTAATTTTAATTGGTGAATTATTTGAAACGTTTTTAGGTGTCCTTTGGGCGAGAAGAGAAAAAGCCTCCAAAATGGCGTTAGGCGTAGCTGTCTTAGGTACGATTCTGGGTGGAATCATTGGCACGATGATTTTACCTTTAGTTGGCTCTTTTATTGGTGCTTTATGTGGTGGTTTCGGTGGTAGCTATTTAGCTGAATATCGAAAAACCAATAATGCGGACCAAGCATGGCGAGTGGCTATCAGTGTAATTAAAGGTCAAATCTTAGGCGTAGTGATAAAATTTTCAATTGCGATTGCTATTATTCTTTATGTAATTCTGCAATTCTCATGGTCATAA